In the genome of Ignavibacteria bacterium, one region contains:
- a CDS encoding HAD hydrolase family protein, which translates to MHLNQDKLEELKKIEVILMDMDGCLTNGNIIYTSAGDEIKIFHTHDGYGITRARSLGIKFAIISGRGSPVNKMRVDRLGIEHLYEHVEDKCVPFEELKKLYNLPNEAFAFIGDDEFDIPLLQQVGFSSCPQSAIEIVKDHVDLVCNKNGGEGCVREIIDIILRAKGLIPPIVKLPS; encoded by the coding sequence ATGCATCTAAATCAAGATAAGTTAGAAGAGCTTAAAAAAATCGAAGTGATTTTGATGGATATGGACGGGTGTCTTACTAACGGAAATATCATTTATACATCAGCGGGCGATGAAATAAAAATTTTTCATACTCATGACGGCTATGGCATAACACGGGCGCGAAGCCTGGGAATTAAATTTGCAATCATCAGCGGGAGAGGGTCGCCTGTGAACAAAATGCGTGTTGACCGTCTCGGGATTGAACATTTATATGAGCATGTGGAGGATAAATGTGTTCCTTTCGAGGAATTAAAAAAACTTTACAATCTTCCAAATGAGGCATTTGCTTTTATAGGCGATGATGAATTTGACATTCCATTGTTACAGCAGGTTGGATTTTCTTCCTGTCCGCAAAGCGCAATAGAGATTGTGAAAGACCATGTCGATTTAGTCTGCAATAAAAACGGCGGAGAGGGATGTGTGAGGGAAATAATTGATATTATTCTGAGAGCTAAGGGGTTAATCCCACCGATTGTGAAATTGCCTTCTTAA
- the nth gene encoding endonuclease III, whose amino-acid sequence MLVKDRQKQADIVTKRLSEHYPDAKVHLDYKNAFQLLISTILAAQCRDVLVNKVMGPLYKEKYKTPQDILKAGEAKFRDDIKLINFFANKARLVIGCCKALIENFGGKVPSTMPELVSLPGVGRKSASVILGNIFGVKDVIIVDTHVIRVGGRLGLTDQTVGDKIEKEYKKLIPPDKQFRFSVELSEHGRVICDARYPKCPVCFLNDICPSAYIVMPERKKKDASKSR is encoded by the coding sequence ATGCTGGTAAAAGACAGACAAAAACAGGCAGATATCGTAACTAAACGCTTATCAGAGCATTATCCCGATGCAAAAGTTCATCTTGATTATAAAAACGCTTTTCAGCTTTTAATTTCAACTATACTTGCTGCCCAGTGCAGAGATGTGCTGGTAAATAAAGTAATGGGTCCATTGTATAAAGAGAAATATAAAACTCCCCAAGATATTCTAAAGGCAGGTGAGGCAAAATTCCGTGATGACATAAAGCTGATAAATTTTTTTGCCAATAAAGCAAGACTTGTAATCGGATGCTGTAAAGCTCTTATCGAAAATTTTGGAGGGAAAGTTCCCAGTACTATGCCGGAATTAGTTTCACTTCCTGGTGTCGGAAGAAAATCTGCAAGTGTTATTCTCGGAAATATTTTTGGAGTAAAAGATGTAATAATTGTAGATACACATGTTATAAGAGTGGGCGGACGTCTTGGATTAACAGATCAGACGGTAGGTGATAAAATTGAAAAAGAATATAAAAAATTAATTCCACCCGATAAGCAGTTCAGATTTTCCGTTGAGCTCAGCGAGCATGGAAGGGTAATCTGCGATGCGCGTTATCCGAAATGCCCTGTTTGTTTTTTAAATGATATTTGTCCTTCCGCATACATTGTAATGCCTGAAAGAAAAAAGAAAGATGCATCTAAATCAAGATAA
- the speB gene encoding agmatinase, giving the protein MKYYGIKKNFLAIEEEYSNYENSKIAILPAPYEATTSYGKGTAKGPMAILDASHYVEFFDEEMNRELCFELGICSLKELDFKNKTGTKALEHIYKHVKKLIDDGKFVVTLGGEHSISTAPIQAHYDSYQNLSILHFDAHSDLRDEYEGSKYSHASFAARVSEFTTDIVQVGIRAQCKAEYNFIKEKGIKTFYAYEIRNGKYGYDWDNKIIDSLKENVYITFDVDFLDPSIMPSTGTPEPQGFYWDETVKLFKKLSQKRKVVGFDVVELSPRKDFSFPDFLTAKLIYKMLNYFL; this is encoded by the coding sequence ATGAAATATTACGGTATAAAGAAAAATTTTCTTGCAATAGAAGAAGAGTATTCAAATTATGAAAACTCGAAGATAGCAATTTTGCCTGCGCCTTATGAAGCAACGACTTCATATGGAAAAGGAACTGCAAAAGGACCGATGGCGATTCTTGATGCATCGCATTATGTAGAGTTTTTTGATGAAGAAATGAACCGCGAGCTTTGTTTTGAACTTGGCATTTGTTCATTGAAAGAGCTTGATTTCAAAAATAAAACCGGTACAAAGGCATTAGAGCATATTTACAAGCATGTTAAAAAGCTTATTGATGATGGAAAGTTTGTGGTTACTCTTGGCGGCGAACATTCGATTTCGACTGCACCGATTCAGGCGCATTATGACAGCTATCAGAATTTATCGATTTTACATTTTGATGCGCATTCTGATTTGCGTGATGAGTATGAGGGCTCAAAGTATTCTCATGCAAGCTTTGCGGCGAGAGTATCAGAATTTACAACTGATATTGTGCAAGTTGGTATTCGCGCACAATGCAAAGCCGAATATAATTTCATCAAAGAAAAAGGAATAAAAACTTTTTATGCTTATGAAATTCGTAACGGAAAATACGGTTATGACTGGGATAACAAAATTATAGACTCACTTAAAGAAAATGTTTATATAACTTTCGATGTGGATTTTCTTGACCCTTCGATAATGCCTTCGACAGGCACTCCCGAACCTCAGGGATTTTATTGGGATGAAACAGTAAAACTTTTCAAAAAACTCTCACAAAAAAGAAAAGTCGTTGGCTTCGACGTTGTTGAACTCTCGCCGCGCAAAGACTTTTCTTTTCCGGATTTTTTAACTGCGAAACTCATTTATAAGATGCTGAATTATTTTTTGTAA